One genomic region from Dermacentor variabilis isolate Ectoservices chromosome 6, ASM5094787v1, whole genome shotgun sequence encodes:
- the LOC142586305 gene encoding uncharacterized protein LOC142586305 — MLSAGNSVSAPGRGSSTPFLNEDASYKVVLPRLPTGNDVLNSIFLHADLSGRPYRAPDFRDALLEVVNTSDIVGVGQYQMSHVWMVTCASSAAKQTLVACGELRVKGLKCMVIDPETKNIKLKLLWLPPHLEPRRVEEAFQAYGQVKSVEREAWRCTGMEQGVTTNREVSLVLKDNITVTSIPHIMSIYGHQCLVLIPGRPPLCLRCKRVGHVRRQCRTPRCLQCHRFGHSADACVSTYANKLRSGQYSADEPQLDHLMDSTEVVDATGETTGGFRDEDQEPLKPMPTSHNSSSNTSEASGEDDSVCPPGLASLKDKPPDDKVEEEEAMDISRARKRPAPCNDEATECALQAPEKVSPSAQQTPSPGDNVPRRLYQRSQESGTKKSKGSKTTDLPVAKGNEIQKL, encoded by the coding sequence atgctctctgctggaaacagcgtatcggccccaggccgaggatcgtcgaccccgtttttgaacgaagatgcaagctacaaagttgtcctcccgcgtctaccaaccggTAACGATGTTTTGAATTCTATTTTCCTTCATGCGGACTTGAGTGGCCGGCCATACCGTGCTCCCGACTTCCGAGACGCTCTGCTTGAGGTAGTGAATACTTCAGATATTGTAGGTGTCGGACAGTATCAAATGAGCCATGTATGGATGGTTACTTGCGCTAGTAGTGCGGCAAAACAGACTCTCGTCGCCTGTGGTGAGCTCCGTGTCAAAGGGCTGAAGTGCATGGTGATAGATCCGGAGACTAAAAACATCAAGCTTAAATTACTATGGCTTCCACCTCACCTTGAACCACGACGCGTTGAAGAGGCGTTCCAGGCCTATGGTCAGGTGAAGTCGGTGGAGAGAGAAGCATGGAGGTGCACTGGCATGGAACAGGGGGTGACAACAAACCGGGAGGTTTCCTTGGTGCTCAAGGACAATATCACCGTAACCTCAATACCGCACATTATGTCCATTTATGGACACCAGTGCCTCGTACTTATCCCCGGTAGGCCTCCTCTGTGCCTTCGTTGCAAGCGCGTGGGACACGTTCGACGACAATGCAGAACACCGAGATGCTTACAGTGCCATCGATTTGGTCACTCAGCGGACGCCTGCGTGTCCACCTACGCCAATAAGCTTCGTTCTGGGCAATATAGCGCAGACGAGCCACAACTGGACCACCTCATGGATTCTACAGAGGTAGTAGATGCCACCGGAGAGACTACAGGTGGCTTTAGGGACGAGGACCAGGAGCCCTTGAAGCCAATGCCAACCAGTCATAACAGCTCAAGTAATACTAGCGAAGCTTCCGGCGAGGATGACTCAGTTTGCCCACCTGGCCTAGCAAGCCTTAAAGACAAGCCCCCTGATGACAAGGTAGAGgaggaagaggcgatggacatcAGTAGGGCCAGGAAACGTCCGGCACCATGCAACGACGAAGCAACAGAATGTGCACTACAGGCGCCCGAGAAAGTGTCTCCTAGTGCTCAGCAAACTCCCTCTCCTGGTGATAATGTGCCCCGCCGGTTATATCAGCGTAGTCAGGAGAGTGGCACAAAGAAGTCCAAAGGGAGCAAGACCACAGATTTACCTGTGGCCAAGGGCAATGAAATACAAAAGCTttag